A section of the Macaca thibetana thibetana isolate TM-01 chromosome 10, ASM2454274v1, whole genome shotgun sequence genome encodes:
- the LOC126964086 gene encoding LOW QUALITY PROTEIN: C-terminal-binding protein 2-like (The sequence of the model RefSeq protein was modified relative to this genomic sequence to represent the inferred CDS: inserted 1 base in 1 codon) — MALVDKHKIKRERLDRICEGIRPQITKGPLHPRPVVALLHGCDCTVYMPILKDLATVALCDAQSRQEIHEKVLNGAVGTMMYHTITLTREGLEKFKALRVIVWVGSGYDDVDIKAAGELLIAVCNIPSIAMEETADSTICHILNMYWRNTWLYQALREGTWGQSVEQIREVASGAACVGWETLGLIGFGGTQQAFAVPAKAFGFSVIFYNLYLQDGIEGSLGMQRVFTLQDLLCQSDCVFLHCNLNEYNHHLINDFTIKQMRQGAFLVNAVRGGLVDGKAFAQSLKEGRIQGAALDVNESEPFSFAQSPLKDAPNLICTPHTTCNSQQVSLEMMEAAATEIHWAITGRLPGSLRNCVNKEFFVTSALWSVADQQAIHSGIVGVASGGLPAAMEGXIPGGIPVTHNLPTVAHPSQPPSPNQPTKHGDNQEHPNEKLQRMPADYHSDTLGKKRQ, encoded by the exons ATGGCCCTTGTGGACAAGCACAAAATCAAGAGAGAGCGATTGGACAGAATTTGTGAAGGAATTCGTCCCCAGATCACGAAAGGCCCCCTGCATCCCCGCCCCGTGGTGGCGCTGCTGCACGGCTGTGACTGCACTGTGTACATGCCCATCCTGAAGGACCTGGCCACCGTGGCCTTGTGTGATGCACAGTCCAGGCAGGAGATTCACGAGAAGGTTCTAAATGGAGCCGTGGGCACCATGATGTACCACACCATCACCCTCACCAGGGAGGGCCTGGAAAAGTTCAAGGCCCTCAGAGTGATTGTGTGGGTGGGCAGTGGCT ACGACGACGTGGACATCAAGGCTGCTGGTGAGCTCCTAATTGCTGTGTGCAACATCCCGTCTATAGCCATGGAAGAGACAGCGGACTCCACCATCTGCCACATCCTCAATATGTACTGGAGGAACACTTGGCTGTACCAGGCACTGCGGGAAGGCACGTGGGGTCAGAGTGTGGAGCAGATCCGAGAGGTGGCCTCGGGAGCGGCCTGCGTTGGTTGGGAGACACTGGGCCTCATCGGCTTCGGTGGCACGCAGCAGGCTTTTGCAGTTCCAGCCAAGGCCTTTGGATTCAGCGTCATATTTTACAACCTCTACTTGCAGGATGGGATCGAGGGGTCCCTGGGCATGCAGAGGGTCTTCACCCTGCAGGATTTGCTGTGTCAGAGTGACTGCGTCTTCTTGCACTGCAATCTCAACGAATATAACCACCACCTCATCAATGACTTTACCATAAAGCAGATGAGGCAGGGAGCATTCCTTGTGAACGCAGTCCGTGGTGGCCTGGTAGACGGGAAGGCCTTCGCACAGTCCCTCAAGGAGGGCAGGATACAAGGGGCAGCCCTGGACGTGAATGAGTCGGAGCCCTTTAGCTTTGCTCAGAGTCCATTGAAAGACGCCCCGAATCTCATCTGTACTCCTCACACTACCTGCAACAGCCAGCAAGTGTCACTGGAGATGATGGAGGCAGCTGCCACCGAGATCCACTGGGCCATCACAGGTCGCCTGCCAGGAAGTTTAAGAAACTGTGTGAACAAGGAATTCTTTGTCACATCAGCGCTTTGGTCAGTAGCAGACCAGCAAGCAATTCATTCAGGCATCGTGGGCGTGGCTTCAGGAGGACTTCCTGCAGCCATGGAAG TCATCCCCGGAGGCATCCCAGTGACTCACAACCTCCCAACAGTGGCACATCCTTCCCAACCGCCCTCTCCCAACCAGCCCACAAAACACGGGGACAATCAAGAACACCCCAATGAGAAATTGCAGAGAATGCCGGCAGATTATCACTCAGATACACTTGGGAAAAAGAGACAGTGA